In the genome of Alphaproteobacteria bacterium, one region contains:
- a CDS encoding alpha/beta fold hydrolase: MNPDGKTRNINGVSVHFTLDGPEGAPVITFAHALSLDLRSFNPQIAAFRDRYRVLRFDLRGHGRTDKDGQAFSMEDLAKDVVGLLDHIGVEKTHFVGSSLGAMVGLALALEHADRLSSLTFMASQGALPDERIAAARDNIAAMRASGATARTTMESQADALLGRLLHDPDEARHSERLALLRRILGGTTLFGQARAYEAILAMNYDSRLGEIHTPTLILAGAQDTSTTPARMQMYKDGIAGARMAILKGAGHFPNVEQPGAFNDVLQTFLNGLDR; this comes from the coding sequence ATGAATCCTGACGGCAAAACACGAAACATTAACGGTGTATCGGTTCATTTTACGCTGGATGGTCCGGAGGGAGCACCAGTCATTACGTTCGCGCACGCTTTGTCGCTCGATCTTCGGAGCTTCAACCCTCAGATTGCCGCGTTTCGGGACCGATACCGGGTCCTTCGCTTTGACCTCCGGGGGCACGGGCGAACCGACAAAGACGGACAGGCTTTCTCCATGGAGGACCTGGCCAAGGACGTCGTTGGCCTGCTGGACCACATCGGCGTCGAAAAAACGCATTTTGTCGGTAGTTCTCTCGGCGCCATGGTCGGGCTTGCGCTGGCACTCGAACATGCGGACCGCTTGTCCAGCCTGACCTTCATGGCGTCCCAGGGCGCCTTGCCCGACGAACGCATCGCAGCAGCGCGGGACAATATTGCGGCCATGCGCGCATCCGGCGCCACGGCCCGGACGACAATGGAGAGCCAGGCCGACGCCCTGTTGGGCCGTTTGCTGCATGATCCCGATGAAGCGAGACATTCCGAGCGACTGGCATTGTTACGCCGGATTCTGGGTGGCACGACCTTGTTCGGGCAGGCGCGCGCCTACGAAGCGATTCTGGCGATGAATTACGACAGCCGGCTCGGTGAAATTCATACGCCAACCCTGATCCTGGCCGGTGCGCAGGACACCTCGACGACCCCTGCACGGATGCAAATGTACAAGGATGGGATTGCCGGCGCCCGTATGGCGATACTTAAGGGCGCCGGACATTTCCCGAACGTCGAACAGCCGGGAGCTTTCAATGATGTCTTGCAAACTTTTCTGAACGGACTTGACCGCTAA
- a CDS encoding molybdopterin cofactor-binding domain-containing protein, translating into MNETVKLPASLTTNPRLDRWVKFEDNRTVRVASGKVEIGQGIVTALAQIAAEELYLPLERVTLLSGSTEYGPDEQYTSSSLSVMVSGASIRLVCAEVRSLLTNQAALRLNCSPDDLIVADGAFVKDGVATGLDYWDVAPALDLSQAPTGRARPKSPEAYRLVGKEIPRADLPGKVTGAAETYLHDMRPAGALHARTLRQPGPGAVLEALDEDAVRGASGDEELRVVRRASFVAFVSTSERKAEAAAVYAEANAKWSGLRDYRGSEQEGAWLVGRPAELRAIGAAVKDTPDASAIVEATYTRPYIAHASMGPSAAIAQYDGETMTIWSHGQGMHPLRKNVAEMLGLDSAKVICHHRHGPGCYGHNGSDDAAADAAIVALALPGETVRLQWRREEEFAYEPVSPAMSVTVRVAVDAAGNPTDWTQEIWSASHVQRPGSGSGYLLASEALENPPPPVKVTDPPEERGGGGTRNAVPLYRIPAHRIKHHLVTEGPVRTSALRGLGAPTNVFAMECMMDELAARAGKDPLAYRLALLDDPRARAVLERTAAMAGWANRSSGGEGKGLGIAFARYKNMAAYSAVAVAVTVADEVRLDHVWSASDAGLVINPNGARNQLEGGIVQAASFALKEQVKIEGKGIASRDWDAYPILRFSEVPPVDVEIIGSPDDPSLGMGECTVGPTCAAIGNALAHALGRRMYDMPLNRERIMTALLVT; encoded by the coding sequence ATGAACGAAACCGTGAAACTGCCTGCCAGCCTGACCACCAACCCACGGCTGGACCGCTGGGTGAAGTTCGAGGACAACCGCACCGTGCGAGTGGCCTCTGGCAAGGTGGAAATCGGCCAGGGGATTGTCACCGCGCTGGCACAGATTGCAGCGGAAGAACTCTATCTGCCGCTGGAGCGTGTAACGCTGTTATCCGGCAGCACCGAATATGGACCGGACGAACAGTATACGTCATCCAGCCTTTCGGTCATGGTCTCCGGCGCTTCGATCAGACTGGTCTGTGCCGAGGTTCGGTCATTGCTGACCAACCAGGCGGCATTGCGGCTGAATTGCTCGCCCGATGATCTAATCGTAGCGGATGGCGCGTTCGTGAAAGATGGCGTGGCAACCGGTCTGGATTACTGGGATGTCGCCCCTGCTCTCGACCTCAGCCAGGCACCGACGGGACGTGCCAGGCCTAAATCGCCGGAGGCCTATCGGCTGGTCGGCAAGGAAATCCCTCGGGCAGACCTGCCGGGGAAGGTGACAGGTGCTGCAGAAACCTATCTGCACGACATGCGCCCGGCGGGCGCCCTGCATGCCCGCACGTTGCGCCAGCCGGGCCCCGGTGCGGTGTTGGAAGCGCTGGACGAAGATGCCGTGCGGGGCGCCAGCGGTGATGAAGAATTGCGCGTTGTCCGCCGCGCCAGTTTCGTCGCCTTTGTCAGTACCAGCGAGCGCAAGGCGGAAGCCGCGGCGGTCTATGCCGAAGCCAACGCAAAATGGTCTGGTCTGCGCGACTATCGCGGCAGCGAGCAGGAGGGCGCCTGGCTGGTGGGGCGGCCGGCGGAATTGCGCGCGATCGGCGCGGCAGTAAAGGACACCCCAGATGCTTCGGCTATAGTGGAGGCGACCTATACCCGGCCCTACATCGCCCATGCTTCTATGGGGCCGTCGGCGGCAATTGCACAGTATGACGGCGAGACCATGACGATCTGGTCGCATGGGCAGGGAATGCATCCGTTGCGCAAGAATGTGGCCGAAATGCTGGGACTCGATTCGGCCAAGGTGATTTGCCACCATCGCCATGGCCCCGGCTGCTATGGCCATAACGGTTCGGACGACGCGGCGGCGGATGCCGCCATCGTCGCGCTGGCGCTGCCAGGCGAGACCGTGCGACTGCAATGGCGGCGCGAGGAAGAGTTCGCCTACGAACCGGTCAGTCCGGCCATGTCGGTAACGGTGAGGGTCGCCGTCGATGCGGCCGGCAATCCCACGGATTGGACCCAGGAGATCTGGAGCGCCAGCCACGTGCAGCGTCCGGGTTCCGGCAGCGGTTATCTGCTGGCAAGCGAGGCGTTGGAAAACCCGCCGCCGCCGGTCAAGGTTACCGATCCGCCGGAGGAACGCGGCGGTGGCGGCACCCGAAACGCGGTACCGCTCTACCGGATACCGGCACATCGCATCAAACATCATCTGGTGACGGAAGGTCCGGTGCGGACCTCCGCCCTACGAGGGCTCGGCGCCCCCACCAATGTCTTCGCGATGGAATGCATGATGGACGAATTGGCGGCCCGTGCCGGCAAGGATCCGCTTGCCTATCGGCTGGCGCTGCTGGACGACCCGCGCGCCCGCGCCGTGCTGGAGCGGACGGCAGCAATGGCCGGTTGGGCTAACCGTAGTTCCGGTGGCGAGGGCAAGGGACTGGGCATCGCCTTTGCACGCTACAAGAATATGGCGGCCTATTCCGCCGTTGCGGTTGCTGTGACGGTGGCGGACGAGGTGCGCCTCGACCATGTCTGGAGCGCCAGCGATGCCGGGTTGGTAATCAACCCGAACGGCGCGCGCAACCAGTTGGAGGGCGGCATCGTACAGGCTGCCAGCTTTGCACTCAAAGAACAGGTGAAGATTGAGGGCAAAGGTATCGCCTCCCGGGACTGGGACGCGTATCCGATCCTGCGCTTCAGCGAAGTGCCGCCTGTTGACGTGGAAATAATCGGTTCACCAGACGATCCTTCGCTGGGCATGGGCGAGTGCACGGTCGGTCCAACTTGCGCCGCTATCGGCAATGCCCTCGCCCATGCGCTTGGGCGGCGGATGTACGACATGCCGCTGAACCGGGAGCGGATCATGACGGCATTACTGGTGACGTGA
- a CDS encoding (2Fe-2S)-binding protein: MSKTPFLTVNGLVRPMPNEIAPDTPLLDILRNTLGLTGSRFGCGLEQCGACMVLVDGQPMQSCNAALDSLAGKQITTIEGLAGTDGKLHPLQQAFLDEQAGQCGYCLSGILISAKALLDRNPNPTRREIAAALDDNLCRCGSHVRILKAVERAAATMRARG, from the coding sequence ATGTCCAAAACGCCTTTCCTGACAGTAAACGGCCTGGTGCGGCCAATGCCGAACGAAATCGCACCGGATACGCCGCTTTTGGATATCCTCCGCAACACACTGGGTCTGACCGGCAGCCGCTTTGGCTGCGGATTGGAGCAATGCGGTGCATGCATGGTGCTGGTTGATGGCCAGCCGATGCAGTCATGCAATGCGGCGCTGGACTCGCTTGCGGGCAAACAGATCACGACGATTGAGGGGCTGGCAGGAACCGATGGCAAGCTGCACCCGCTGCAACAAGCCTTTCTGGATGAGCAGGCCGGGCAGTGTGGCTATTGCCTATCCGGTATTCTGATCTCGGCCAAGGCGCTTCTGGACCGGAACCCGAATCCGACACGGCGCGAGATTGCAGCGGCGCTGGATGACAATCTCTGCCGATGCGGCTCGCATGTTCGCATTCTGAAAGCGGTTGAACGGGCCGCGGCAACCATGCGAGCTAGGGGCTAG